The DNA sequence GGCCAAGAAGCAGCCGGCCAAGCGTCGCGCCGCCAAGAAGGCGACCCGTCGGACGGCCAAGTAAGGGGTCGCGCCATGCCCGCCAAGGCACGGCGCAGCAGGAAACGCCGCCGGATCGGCCTCGCGCTGGCCGGCGGCGGCCCGGAGGGCGCCGTCTATGAAATCGGCGCGCTCCGGGCGCTCGACGAAGCTCTCGACGGACTCAACCTGCACGAGCTCGATATCTATGTCGGCGTGAGCGCCGGGGCGTTCATCGCCGCATCGCTCACCAACGACCTGACCACGGCGCAAATGGTGCGCGCCCTGGTCAAGCACGAAGCAGGGGAACACCCCTTCGTCCCGCAGACATTCTTCACGCCAAACTATCGCGAGTGGGCCAAGCGGAGCCTCATGCTGCCCCGGCTCTTTGCCGACGCCATGCTCGAATTCCGGCGCGGTCCCGAAGAGCAGACCCTCTTTGAGTCACTGACCAAACTGGCCCGTGCCCTGCCGGTCGGGCTCTTCGACAACGAGCCGATTCGCCGCTATCTCCACCGGACCTTCAGCATCAAGGGCCGGAGCGACGACTTCCGGGAACTTCGCCAGCGGCTCATCGTCGTGTCGACCGATCTTGAGAGCGGTCGTCCGATCCTCTTCGGCAACCCCGGCTGGGATCACGTCCCGATTTCCACCGCGGTGCAGGCCAGCACCGCCGTGCCGGGGTTCTACCCGCCGGTCAAGATCGAGGGGCGCTATTGTGTCGACGGCATCCTGCTGAAGACACTGCACGCCTCCGTGGCGCTGAAGGAGGGAGTCGATCTCCTGCTCTGCGTCAATCCGCTCGTGCCGGCTGATTTGCGCGACGCGGTGGGCTCGGGGCAATTGAAGGAAGGGGCGCTGCTCAAGAAGGGGCTCGCCACCGTGTTGAGCCAGACGGTGCGCACGCTCATCAATTCACGCCTGGAAGTCGGCATGGCGGCCTACACCACCCGCTTCCCCGACTCCGAGGTCCTGCTCTTCCAGCCTGACCGGAATGAGTTTGATCTCTTTTTCAGTAACATCTTCAGCTTCCGGTCCCGTCGCCGGGTCTGCGAGTTGGCGTACGATGCCACGCGCCGGAACCTGCGGGCACGGCGCAAGACCATCGGGCCAATGCTGAAGCCGTATGGTATCACGCTGCGCGAGGATGTGCTGGATGAACCGCGGGACATCTGGACGAGCGTGGGGCTGGATCAGTTCAGCTCGCGGGACCCGGTCACCAGCCAGTTTTCGACCGCGCTCGACGAACTCGAAATCGCGGTGACCAGCGAGATGCCAGTGGCACCCGCCTCAGGCGGGCGGGCGCGGAGGTAGCGGCCGGTCCGACAGCCGCCACATGAAGGCCCCCTGGAGTTCCGCCCGCTTTGCCCGTGGGATGCCGCGATAGCCGTACGGAGGCCGGCGGAACATCCGGGTCAGCGTGAGGAGGGGCCACCCGAACGGCAGGTAGAAACCAATCAGGTCCCAGTCGCGCAGAATCCGGTGGAGGGCATTGCGCGCGGGGGGCCGGTACAGATCGCGGGACCGCCGGACGAACGAAATCGGCCACCCGGTCGGCAACACCCACCGCAACTTCCCCCATCCCGCTTTGAGCGATTCCCAGAGGTGCGGCGCGTCAAAGGGACGGCGGCCGTGTATCTCGACCAGGGCATCCAGCTGCTCCTGCATCTCCTGCCGGACCCGCTCCGCCGTCCGCTGCAGCGTGGGTCGATCCGGCTCCTCGAGGTTCGTCAGCCCGGCCTGCCGGAGATACTCGCGCATGTCGAGTGGTTCTCCGAGGACGAAGATCGTTCGCGCGGGGAAGGCGAGATACCAGATCCACGGGAAGATGATCGCCAGGATCCCGGCGGGCAGCGGCAGGAACGGGACCCCGAAGAAGCGCTGCATGAGCCGGTCGAGCGGAGGGAAGACATACCCGAACGGATTGATCCACTCCGCGTTGATCATGTAGACCGGAACGACGGGAGCCTGGTGCCTGGCTGACAAGAGCACGAAGCTGGTGCTGAAGCGCTGGAGCTGGTACCGGCGGTTGAATCCCTTGCCGATCCCGGGGACTCCCTCCGGGAAGTAGAGGATCCGGTCCCGGCGCGCGAGCAGGCGGTCGAAGTTGTCGAAGAGCATGTCCACACCGCCGCCGCGCCGCCAGAAATTGTCCAGCCCGAACGGCCGCATCCACCAGGTGTAGGAGAGCTCCTTCTCGTAGACCGACCGGAGCTTGTGGCTGGCCTTGTAGCCGTCGTCCCGCCAGAGCGTCGCGTCGAGGATGATCGCGTCATAGGGGAAGGCGTTGCCGCTGTGGTTCGCGGCGAGGACCACCGGCCCCTCTTTCGGGAGGTTCTCCCGTCCGAAGATGACGGGCCGGAAATAGTGGTCCAGCATCGGGCCAAGCACATCGTCCATCATCATCCGGCTGAATTCCGGCTCGAACGGCTCCCACGGTTCCGGGGGCTCGGTCGGCGGCTCGGCGGGCGATGGCATGGGCGGGCGCATGTCGTCAATTTCCCTTGCGGACCGCGAGAATCAAGGCGATCACAAAGAACGGGACGTAGAGCATCCACGCCTGGGGGCCGACGAACCCAAGAATGATCGCGCCGGCCACCAGGGAGAATCCGGCGATCAGGGTGCCACGCAGCCCCGCGAACGGGTTCTCGCTGCTCCGCTTGGCCGTCTTCTCCATCACCCGGAGGCCTTCGGTGATCAGGAGCGGCATCTTGACTAGCGCGTCCACCAGGTCCGGGGCGCCTCGGAGGCCCTCCTGCGCCAGCCGCACGGGGCTGAATTGCTGGATGAAGACGCGCCGAACGTGCCGCTTGGAGACCTCCGCCACGTCGAAGCCCGGCAGCAGCATTTGTCCCACGCCCTCGAACGTCACCAGCGCCTTGACCATCAGCACCATCTCTACCGGGAAAAACATCCGGTATTGCGCGCCCCGGCTGACCGACTCGAGAATCAGCTGGCCGAGCGAGAAGCTGTCAAAGTTCGCGTTGCGGCGCCAGCGTGTGGAGACCTCGGCCACATCCCGGCGGAACCCGGCGGGGTCCCCGCCGCGGCCCGGTTCGGCCGCCGCCGAGAGGTACCGTGCCGCGTTCTCCGCGTCGCCCATGACGAGCGCGTAGTAGTAATAGAGGAGGGTGCGCCGGAGCTCATCGTGCATCCGCCCCACCATGCCGAGGTCGATGAACCCCGCCTGCGGTCCCGGCAACACGATCAGATTCCCCGGATGAAGGTCGGCGTGGAAAAAGCCATCCTTGTAGATCATCCGAATGATCGCTTCGGCGCCCAGGTCCACCAGGCGCTCGCGGTCTTCCAGGGACATCGCCTGCACCTTCCGCGAGTCGGGCCGGAGCCCGTCGAAGAACTCCATCGTCAGGACGCGCTCGCCGCTGAACTCCCGGTAGATCTTCGGGAACACAATGTCGCGCTCGTCCGTGAAGTTGGCTGCGAACGTCTCGGCGTTGTCGGCCTCCCGCCGCAGGTCCACTTCGCGCAGGGTGTACTCGGAGAATTCGCGGATGATACGCCTGGGGCCGTACTGCGGAAAGACGAGTTCCAGCATCCACCCCGCCATCCCGAGCAACTTCGCGTCGCGCCGCAGGATGGCGGGGATGCCGGGTTTGACGACCTTGATGATGACCGGATCGGCGTCTCGTGTGGTGGCGCGGTGCACCTGCCCGATGGACGCCGACCCGAGCGGGACCTCGTCGATACTCAGGAACATCTCGTCGAGCGGCCGGCCGAGACCGCGCACGATCAACTCGCAGAACACCGGGTAGGGAACCGCCGGAAGGGTGGCCAGCAGGTGCTTCAGTTCTTCGGTGATCGACTTCGGCAGGATGTCTTCGCGCAGGCTGAGGATCTGGCCGAGCTTGATGTAGGTCGGGCCGAGCATTTCGAGCCGGCGACGGAGCTGCACCGGAAAGGGAAGATCCCGGAGCTTCCGGTCGAGGAAGGGGCGGGTGAGGACATTCAGCATCCGCTCGAGGAAGAAGCCGAGGCCTCGTCCCCGCGGCGTGCCCCTCCGTTTGTCGACGTCCACCGACAGCGCGCCGAACACCAGCCCGAACAGGTGGCGCTGGGTCGTCAGGAAACGCCGAAAGAGACTCTGCCTGGGCAGGGTCTGGTACACCTCGAAGGAGGC is a window from the Gemmatimonadales bacterium genome containing:
- a CDS encoding patatin-like phospholipase family protein → MPAKARRSRKRRRIGLALAGGGPEGAVYEIGALRALDEALDGLNLHELDIYVGVSAGAFIAASLTNDLTTAQMVRALVKHEAGEHPFVPQTFFTPNYREWAKRSLMLPRLFADAMLEFRRGPEEQTLFESLTKLARALPVGLFDNEPIRRYLHRTFSIKGRSDDFRELRQRLIVVSTDLESGRPILFGNPGWDHVPISTAVQASTAVPGFYPPVKIEGRYCVDGILLKTLHASVALKEGVDLLLCVNPLVPADLRDAVGSGQLKEGALLKKGLATVLSQTVRTLINSRLEVGMAAYTTRFPDSEVLLFQPDRNEFDLFFSNIFSFRSRRRVCELAYDATRRNLRARRKTIGPMLKPYGITLREDVLDEPRDIWTSVGLDQFSSRDPVTSQFSTALDELEIAVTSEMPVAPASGGRARR
- a CDS encoding 1-acyl-sn-glycerol-3-phosphate acyltransferase, encoding MRPPMPSPAEPPTEPPEPWEPFEPEFSRMMMDDVLGPMLDHYFRPVIFGRENLPKEGPVVLAANHSGNAFPYDAIILDATLWRDDGYKASHKLRSVYEKELSYTWWMRPFGLDNFWRRGGGVDMLFDNFDRLLARRDRILYFPEGVPGIGKGFNRRYQLQRFSTSFVLLSARHQAPVVPVYMINAEWINPFGYVFPPLDRLMQRFFGVPFLPLPAGILAIIFPWIWYLAFPARTIFVLGEPLDMREYLRQAGLTNLEEPDRPTLQRTAERVRQEMQEQLDALVEIHGRRPFDAPHLWESLKAGWGKLRWVLPTGWPISFVRRSRDLYRPPARNALHRILRDWDLIGFYLPFGWPLLTLTRMFRRPPYGYRGIPRAKRAELQGAFMWRLSDRPLPPRPPA
- a CDS encoding AarF/UbiB family protein is translated as MPPSSVADEPRTVASFEVYQTLPRQSLFRRFLTTQRHLFGLVFGALSVDVDKRRGTPRGRGLGFFLERMLNVLTRPFLDRKLRDLPFPVQLRRRLEMLGPTYIKLGQILSLREDILPKSITEELKHLLATLPAVPYPVFCELIVRGLGRPLDEMFLSIDEVPLGSASIGQVHRATTRDADPVIIKVVKPGIPAILRRDAKLLGMAGWMLELVFPQYGPRRIIREFSEYTLREVDLRREADNAETFAANFTDERDIVFPKIYREFSGERVLTMEFFDGLRPDSRKVQAMSLEDRERLVDLGAEAIIRMIYKDGFFHADLHPGNLIVLPGPQAGFIDLGMVGRMHDELRRTLLYYYYALVMGDAENAARYLSAAAEPGRGGDPAGFRRDVAEVSTRWRRNANFDSFSLGQLILESVSRGAQYRMFFPVEMVLMVKALVTFEGVGQMLLPGFDVAEVSKRHVRRVFIQQFSPVRLAQEGLRGAPDLVDALVKMPLLITEGLRVMEKTAKRSSENPFAGLRGTLIAGFSLVAGAIILGFVGPQAWMLYVPFFVIALILAVRKGN